The following coding sequences are from one Collimonas arenae window:
- a CDS encoding TssQ family T6SS-associated lipoprotein yields MTTNFRHIGNIAMIAAALLLAGCDTMDSTQKTAPADATPSVAAPAAPVTPEPPPPPAALTDGISLYNNGNYNGAIKRLANAQEIWSADTAFQTEALKYMAFSYCVTSRKKLCRLQFEKALKLDPAFDLAPGEKGHPLWGPVFNQAKKAVTAKTKKPA; encoded by the coding sequence ATGACGACCAACTTCCGCCATATCGGCAATATCGCCATGATCGCCGCCGCCCTGCTGCTGGCCGGCTGCGACACAATGGATTCCACACAAAAGACGGCGCCGGCCGATGCAACCCCGAGCGTTGCCGCGCCGGCAGCCCCAGTCACACCGGAACCGCCACCACCACCAGCCGCGCTGACCGACGGTATTTCCCTGTACAACAACGGCAATTACAATGGCGCGATCAAGCGGCTCGCCAATGCCCAGGAGATCTGGTCGGCGGACACGGCGTTCCAGACCGAAGCATTGAAGTACATGGCCTTCAGCTATTGCGTGACTTCCAGAAAAAAACTATGCCGGCTGCAATTTGAAAAGGCCCTGAAACTGGATCCTGCATTCGATCTGGCGCCGGGAGAAAAGGGTCATCCGCTGTGGGGTCCTGTCTTCAATCAGGCCAAGAAGGCAGTCACAGCGAAGACCAAAAAGCCTGCGTAG
- a CDS encoding serine/threonine protein kinase, which yields MPKGTRLADFEIIGVIGEGGFGIVYFAFDRSLRRMVAIKEYMPGAFAGRGADKKVVVRSQRHRETFTIGLKSFIKEARLLAQFDHPALIKVYRFWEQNNTAYMAMRYYEGRTLKSVVQNSPAQITEAWLKSMLKPMLEALAAMYRVQILHRDISPDNIMIQKSGEAVLLDFGAARQIIGDMTHSLTVILKPGYAPIEQYADDAMMKQGPWTDIYSLSAVIYFAIVKSAPPTSVARMIKDPIELLQNGDHPGFSKEFLAAIDKGLAVKPEDRPQSIEEFRQLLDLELSVPMPMPDGDIAIPISSRSRSRKVDSDQGKEKSRSSDGKASHATTPQAIMTKKLTRTQLLGAGAVITCMLLAGAYLLFQPAPETTAVAIVVHPHAPPASTATTAPKPVPAAALAATSAEQVLDDETVAWETLKQRDATPQEVNNFIQKYPNGKHAGQARDRLSEMQAKGNTDNAVVTADAKAAEAKAPDPTGIVTLTIKPWGNVLVDGSMKGVSPPLKKLVLPEGKHQIKLVNPSFPDHAIDINVTKKKSSNIDFDFSPDK from the coding sequence TTGCCAAAAGGCACACGCCTGGCCGATTTTGAAATCATCGGCGTCATTGGCGAAGGCGGTTTTGGCATCGTCTATTTCGCCTTCGACCGTTCGCTGCGCCGCATGGTGGCAATCAAGGAATACATGCCGGGCGCCTTTGCCGGGCGCGGCGCGGACAAGAAGGTGGTAGTGCGCTCGCAGCGCCACCGCGAAACCTTCACCATCGGCCTCAAGAGCTTCATCAAGGAAGCGCGCCTGCTGGCGCAGTTCGACCATCCGGCGCTGATCAAGGTGTACCGCTTCTGGGAACAGAACAATACCGCCTACATGGCGATGCGTTACTACGAAGGCCGCACCCTGAAAAGCGTGGTGCAGAACTCGCCGGCGCAGATCACCGAAGCCTGGCTGAAGAGCATGCTCAAGCCGATGCTGGAAGCACTGGCCGCGATGTACCGGGTGCAGATCCTGCATCGCGATATTTCGCCCGACAACATCATGATCCAGAAGAGCGGTGAAGCGGTGCTGCTCGACTTCGGCGCGGCGCGCCAGATCATCGGCGACATGACCCATTCGCTGACCGTGATCCTGAAACCCGGTTACGCACCGATCGAGCAGTATGCCGACGATGCCATGATGAAGCAGGGACCGTGGACCGACATCTACTCACTGTCTGCCGTCATTTATTTCGCCATCGTCAAGAGCGCGCCGCCGACTTCGGTCGCCCGCATGATCAAGGACCCGATCGAACTGCTGCAGAACGGCGACCATCCCGGCTTTAGCAAAGAATTTCTGGCGGCAATCGACAAGGGCCTGGCGGTCAAGCCGGAAGATCGGCCGCAATCGATCGAGGAGTTCCGGCAGTTGCTGGATCTGGAATTGTCGGTACCGATGCCCATGCCGGATGGCGATATCGCCATTCCAATTTCCTCCCGCAGCCGCAGCAGAAAAGTCGACAGCGACCAAGGCAAGGAGAAATCCAGGTCTTCGGACGGGAAGGCATCTCATGCGACGACGCCGCAAGCAATCATGACAAAAAAATTGACACGCACCCAGCTCCTGGGAGCAGGCGCGGTCATCACATGTATGTTGCTAGCTGGCGCTTACCTCCTGTTCCAGCCAGCACCAGAAACAACCGCCGTTGCCATCGTGGTTCATCCGCACGCCCCGCCGGCATCGACGGCAACCACGGCGCCCAAACCCGTGCCAGCCGCCGCGCTCGCGGCAACCTCCGCCGAGCAAGTGCTGGATGACGAGACTGTCGCCTGGGAAACGCTGAAACAGCGGGATGCGACGCCACAGGAAGTGAACAACTTTATCCAGAAGTACCCGAACGGCAAACACGCCGGACAGGCACGCGATCGTTTATCGGAAATGCAGGCCAAGGGCAACACCGACAATGCCGTAGTAACAGCAGACGCCAAGGCGGCCGAAGCCAAAGCGCCCGATCCGACCGGCATCGTCACGCTGACCATCAAGCCGTGGGGCAATGTGCTGGTCGACGGCAGCATGAAAGGTGTCAGCCCGCCATTGAAGAAGCTGGTCCTGCCCGAGGGTAAGCACCAGATCAAGCTGGTGAACCCGAGTTTCCCGGACCACGCCATCGACATCAACGTGACGAAGAAAAAATCGAGTAATATCGACTTCGATTTTTCTCCCGATAAATAG
- a CDS encoding PP2C family protein-serine/threonine phosphatase — MNASPSLRSGTAQPVVLGMAQLSHAGGRQVNQDAWGCAQHEDLACIVVCDGVGGQHGGEIASNVVVDSVLAKFLHEASVGPRALQSYIDHAIDQLTWCQSQIPRLKDMSSTVAVLLIDQKNRQALWGHMGDTRLYLFRRGKLHSATKDHSLIQQFVDAGHCSAEQLRRHPRRSILCAAVGAEGSAPAEVTQNATELLDGDAFLLCTDGFWEWITETDMELAVSQAGSAQEWLDLMHAVVERNGGASTTKHDNCTAFTVFIADPHQASAPRNQPNIIRTNI, encoded by the coding sequence ATGAATGCCAGTCCGTCCCTGCGCAGCGGCACCGCGCAACCGGTGGTCCTGGGCATGGCGCAACTGAGCCATGCCGGCGGCCGCCAGGTCAACCAGGATGCCTGGGGCTGCGCGCAGCATGAGGACCTGGCCTGCATCGTGGTGTGCGACGGCGTCGGCGGGCAGCACGGCGGCGAGATTGCATCGAACGTGGTGGTCGATTCGGTGTTGGCGAAATTCCTGCATGAAGCATCTGTCGGTCCGCGTGCATTGCAATCCTATATCGACCACGCAATAGACCAGCTGACCTGGTGCCAGTCGCAGATACCGCGCCTGAAGGACATGAGCTCCACCGTGGCGGTGCTGTTGATCGACCAGAAAAATCGCCAGGCGCTGTGGGGGCATATGGGCGATACCCGCCTGTACCTGTTCCGCCGCGGCAAGCTGCATAGCGCAACCAAGGATCACAGCCTGATCCAGCAATTCGTCGATGCCGGCCATTGTTCGGCAGAACAGCTGCGGCGTCACCCTCGGCGCAGCATCCTGTGCGCCGCCGTCGGCGCCGAAGGCAGCGCACCGGCCGAGGTCACGCAAAACGCCACTGAACTGCTGGATGGCGACGCTTTCCTGCTTTGCACGGATGGCTTCTGGGAGTGGATCACCGAAACCGACATGGAGCTGGCTGTAAGCCAGGCCGGTTCAGCACAGGAATGGCTGGACCTGATGCACGCAGTGGTTGAAAGGAACGGCGGCGCATCGACAACCAAGCACGATAACTGCACGGCATTTACCGTCTTTATCGCCGATCCGCATCAGGCAAGCGCCCCTAGGAACCAGCCCAATATCATTCGCACCAATATTTAA
- the tagH gene encoding type VI secretion system-associated FHA domain protein TagH, translating to MIKINVVSYNNVAPELPLSAVFGREPKTLGRSEENYFILLDSRNLVSRIQAEVKSDGLRHTITNLSRANPILLNGHEIDPESEYDLQIGDEIQIGLYLLRAEAQLNLMKDNPDMISPTDHASTNPSRRANSPKPLLSVSETRMAALAQLNLELAATASAGLPTSLPTAATSPAPAVAATLAVPEEDNAAAAQPAVHADNHALILAFMKGAGLPAGALSPGLTPEMMETVGKLLATAVQGTIDLNASRALVKREAHADVTKVVVRNNNPLKFFADSQTVLIQMLRKKMPGFMGATEAMQDAYQDLHAHQFGVVSGMRATMNEMMQRFNPEVMEKRQKKGGLLESLIPATRKAKLWDAYVERFQKIIAESSADEFQALFGKSFLQAYERKVEKLKKETQHA from the coding sequence ATGATCAAAATTAATGTTGTTTCTTACAACAACGTAGCCCCCGAATTGCCGTTGTCGGCCGTTTTCGGTCGTGAGCCAAAAACCCTTGGCCGCAGCGAAGAAAACTATTTCATCCTGCTCGATTCCCGCAATCTCGTTTCCCGCATCCAGGCTGAAGTCAAAAGCGACGGCCTGCGCCACACGATTACCAACCTCAGCCGCGCCAATCCCATCCTGCTGAATGGCCACGAGATCGATCCCGAATCCGAATACGACTTGCAGATAGGCGATGAAATCCAGATTGGACTTTATTTGCTGCGCGCCGAAGCGCAGCTCAACTTGATGAAAGATAACCCGGACATGATCAGCCCTACAGACCATGCATCGACCAACCCAAGCCGGCGGGCGAACAGCCCCAAACCTCTGCTGAGCGTCTCCGAAACCCGGATGGCGGCGCTGGCGCAACTGAACCTGGAGCTGGCCGCCACTGCCAGCGCGGGATTGCCGACCAGTCTGCCGACTGCGGCGACATCACCGGCGCCGGCCGTAGCGGCAACACTCGCCGTCCCCGAGGAAGACAACGCGGCAGCGGCCCAACCGGCCGTGCATGCCGACAACCACGCGTTGATCCTGGCGTTCATGAAAGGTGCGGGCTTGCCGGCTGGCGCCTTGTCGCCCGGTCTGACGCCGGAAATGATGGAAACCGTCGGCAAGCTGCTGGCGACCGCCGTGCAAGGCACGATCGATCTGAATGCATCGCGGGCATTGGTCAAGCGCGAAGCGCATGCCGATGTGACCAAGGTGGTAGTCAGGAACAACAATCCGCTGAAATTTTTCGCCGATAGCCAGACCGTGCTGATCCAGATGCTGCGCAAGAAAATGCCAGGCTTCATGGGCGCCACCGAAGCCATGCAGGACGCCTATCAGGATTTGCATGCGCACCAGTTCGGCGTCGTGTCGGGCATGCGGGCGACGATGAACGAGATGATGCAACGCTTCAATCCTGAAGTCATGGAGAAACGCCAGAAAAAGGGCGGCTTGCTGGAATCGCTGATCCCGGCCACGCGCAAGGCCAAACTGTGGGATGCGTATGTCGAGCGCTTCCAGAAAATCATCGCCGAATCGTCGGCCGACGAATTCCAGGCGCTGTTTGGCAAGTCCTTTTTGCAGGCTTATGAACGCAAGGTCGAGAAACTGAAGAAAGAAACCCAGCATGCCTAA